In Scylla paramamosain isolate STU-SP2022 chromosome 29, ASM3559412v1, whole genome shotgun sequence, a genomic segment contains:
- the LOC135115474 gene encoding uncharacterized protein LOC135115474: MGCRNNSPLLLLLVALLGYLQSASAYPLDPNVVATLQPPKDFFASPFFNYWARLVVAGFGFSFLTAAGVILAIKRKENKLANLEEYYDQLQEYFAEGPEDFPEDFPDVFPVPDELPTHNFPFPADLPGPGGWLGYKYLRPGNDLDFLKRSDGSDAKFPSTNSLRRSQRSIQGPPTPTNLQKAMQRVLQAEDTQEVVIKTAELIQEVVERVDEDGCLLKLLCHLQEKPMGARTGEEDLLLRLYSLSAPKGSPVCSQEPSKCSLKEAQLEEAFSWGITA, from the exons ATGGGGTGCAGAAATAACTCCCCACTTCTACTCCTGCTGGTGGCGCTGCTGGGGTACCTACAGAGTGCCAGCGCGTACCCTCTTGATCCCAATGTGGTAGCAACACTGCAACCCCCCAAGGACTTCTTTGCGAGCCCGTTCTTTAACTACTGGGCTAGATTAGTTGTGGCTGGCTTCGGGTTCTCCTTTCTCACT GCAGCCGGGGTCATTCTGGCGAtcaagaggaaggagaacaaaCTGGCGAACCTGGAGGAATACTACGACCAGCTGCAGGAGTACTTCGCCGAGGGCCCTGAAGACTTCCCTGAGGACTTCCCCGACGTGTTTCCTGTGCCGGACGAACTCCCCACGCACAACTTCCCCTTCCCCGCCGACTTGCCAGGCCCCGGGGGATGGCTGGGCTACAAGTACTTACGACCTGGCAACGACTTGGACTTCCTTAAACGCAGCGATGGTTCTGACGCAAAATTTCCTTCTACGAATTCTCTCCGCCGCAGTCAGAGGTCCATACAAGGTCCTCCCACACCTACAAACCTGCAGAAGGCGATGCAGAGGGTACTACAGGCAGAGGACACGCAGGAGGTGGTGATAAAGACAGCGGAGTTAATACaagaggtggtggagagagtGGACGAGGATGGGTGTCTCCTGAAGCTTCTGTGCCACCTTCAGGAGAAACCCATGGGCGCCCGTACCGGTGAGGAGGACCTGCTACTGCGCCTCTATAGCCTCAGCGCCCCCAAAGGATCCCCAGTGTGCAGCCAGGAGCCCTCAAAGTGTTCCCTGAAGGAGGCGCAGCTGGAGGAAGCTTTCTCGTGGGGCATCACTGCTTAA
- the LOC135115477 gene encoding uncharacterized protein LOC135115477 yields the protein MRLWVIAAVLLGAVSYGGSFILPLDGAINLPVVIGPGPLIVAILWILKGIAIGAFFILTRKVVPVLNGEGKKKYVPALRDPFQRPLPMEVEEPAHAEPALHDDAAPDQAPPPHGPPEAAPPIQAPPDHAPPDHAPLDHAPPAHEPAVEGPAEEVSSYSHLRKRSLQDLQTEGILGDLSDESLEEAEDMLWNTALNWDPTGCSLKLLCHLQELPQGNATMEESVLAYLFSHAPQQTQYCLQSFSMCPFSGGELRHLLQQI from the exons ATGCGGCTGTGGGTCATTGCTGCAGTGCTTCTAGGGGCGGTCAGCTACGGTGGCTCCTTCATTCTTCCGCTAGATGGAGCGATCAACCTCCCAGTGGTCATCGGTCCAGGCCCCCTCATCGTGGCCATTTTGTGGATCCTCAAG GGTATCGCCATCGGTGCCTTTTTCATCTTGACGCGCAAAGTGGTGCCCGTACTGAATGGCGAGGGCAAGAAGAAATACGTGCCTGCCTTGCGTGACCCTTTCCAGCGACCCTTACCGATGGAGGTTGAGGAACCCGCGCATGCCGAACCCGCCCTCCACGATGACGCCGCCCCAGACCAAGCCCCACCACCTCATGGCCCTCCAGAAGCCGCCCCACCAATCCAAGCCCCGCCAGACCACGCCCCGCCAGACCACGCCCCGCTAGACCACGCCCCCCCAGCCCATGAACCCGCAGTTGAGGGCCCCGCGGAAGAAGTCTCCAGCTACAGCCACCTTAGGAAACGCTCACTACAGGATCTACAGACGGAGGGAATTCTGGGAGACCTATCTGATGAGTCACTAGAGGAGGCGGAGGACATGCTGTGGAACACTGCCCTCAACTGGGACCCCACCGGCTGCTCCCTGAAGCTTCTGTGCCACCTTCAGGAGTTGCCCCAGGGGAACGCCACCATGGAGGAGTCAGTGCTGGCGTACTTGTTCAGCCACGCCCCCCAGCAGACGCAGTACTGCCTCCAGAGCTTCTCCATGTGTCCCTTCTCCGGGGGCGAGCTGCGGCACCTCCTGCAGCAGATCTGA
- the LOC135115791 gene encoding uncharacterized protein LOC135115791: MRVTSAAAAGLVVITIAAQGVAGIGLAVDALLAVPQAIVLKGGLIALIVVLKILKKVKEARQQEKTYMMHAVHAPNMPYALRHMHRRSLATATPDDNLTEALTEGKEVEEVLEEAVVRLIERLDDDGCLVKLLCHLQEKPQGTLSPEEGQLASLFSAGVQGCREAFSRCGMEEVQLVEAFRYTWQLQESV; the protein is encoded by the exons ATGAGAGTGACATCCGCGGCTGCTGCAGGGCTGGTGGTGATAACGATAGCGGCGCAAGGAGTAGCTGGGATTGGGCTGGCCGTGGACGCCCTCCTTGCGGTACCCCAGGCGATTGTCCTCAAGGGCGGCCTGATTGCACTTATTGTG GTACTCAAAATCCTGAAGAAGGTGAAAGAAGCCCGCCAGCAGGAGAAAACATACATGATGCACGCCGTCCACGCCCCTAACATGCCGTACGCCCTTCGCCACATGCACAGGCGCTCCCTTGCCACCGCCACTCCTGACGATAACCTGACGGAGGCGCTAACGGAgggcaaggaagtggaggaggtcttagaggaggcggtggtgagACTGATAGAGCGACTGGATGATGATGGCTGCCTTGTAAAGCTCCTGTGCCACCTTCAGGAGAAACCGCAAGGCACTCTCTCTCCTGAAGAAGGCCAGCTGGCAAGTCTCTTCTCCGCAGGTGTGCAAGGGTGTAGGGAAGCGTTCAGCAGATGTGGGATGGAGGAAGTGCAGCTGGTGGAGGCCTTCAGGTACACGTGGCAGCTGCAGGAGTCTGTCTAG
- the LOC135115478 gene encoding uncharacterized protein LOC135115478 → MRLGTTVCLVVLVASLCDGIVVFPDAVAEQGLFPFPLYIGGLPVHVAVMFLGFYGALWIGSWAGKAKIEKEFYYDEYEEEYAFEPHFRSGRGLEQTESEMRHTMTKTLRRIDVDKCLEKLVCYLEEQNDRLQEEDVLLKLFPVTRCKFSVFPRCTATGEQLRELLRYYQSVEMKRTLGVLEKGKL, encoded by the exons ATGCGGCTAGGAACAACAGTCTGCCTGGTGGTGCTAGTGGCGAGTCTCTGCGATGGAATAGTGGTGTTCCCTGATGCAGTAGCGGAGCAGggtctttttcccttcccgcTCTACATCGGCGGGCTCCCTGTACACGTTGCCGTTATGTTCCTCGGCTTCTACGGG GCCCTGTGGATCGGCAGCTGGGCAGGCAAGGCGAAGATTGAAAAGGAATTCTACTATGACGAATATGAAGAGGAATACGCCTTTGAGCCTCACTTCAGGAGCGGACGGGGGCTGGAGCAGACAGAATCGGAGATGAGGCACACTATGACAAAAACCCTGAGGCGAATCGACGTGGACAAGTGCCTGGAGAAGCTCGTGTGTTACCTGGAGGAGCAGAATGATCggttgcaggaggaggacgtgCTGCTAAAACTGTTCCCGGTGACACGGTGCAAGTTCAGCGTGTTCCCGCGGTGCACAGCGACGGGGGAGCAGCTGAGAGAACTTCTGCGGTATTACCAGAGCGTGGAGATGAAGCGAACCCTTGGCGTGTTGGAGAAAGGGAAGTTATAG
- the LOC135115471 gene encoding uncharacterized protein LOC135115471, with product MRVTKAAAAVVLAVVLLLLGAVQEAQGFVGFGSGVPGGFISYMWWIYLGAMAVGVYKKKLVRYKERRRILLAAEEERQKLKEAAGEVPIQEEEEIYYNPYSRYDTPFIPHGGSRSLNDLPDEDQHEDDLERLLLTLATHMDKSGCSLKLLCHLREKPPQARSLEEDGLVHLFANGTAGVSCTQEFPSCAMGKEQLRSMFALTTALIGSALHLIPSWL from the exons ATGCGAGTGACGAAGGCAGCGGCTGcggtggtgctggcggtggtgctgctgctgctgggggcGGTGCAGGAGGCGCAGGGCTTTGTGGGGTTTGGGAGTGGCGTGCCTGGGGGCTTCATCTCCTACATGTGGTGGATTTATCTG GGTGCTATGGCCGTGGGGGTGTACAAGAAAAAGCTGGTGCGGTACAAGGAAAGGAGACGGATTCTGCTAGCggcggaggaagagaggcagaaacTGAAGGAGGCGGCGGGAGAGGTGCCcatccaggaggaggaggagatatactATAACCCATACAGCAGGTACGACACCCCCTTCATCCCTCACGGCGGGTCTCGCTCACTCAACGACCTGCCTGACGAAGACCAGCACGAGGATGATCTGGAGAGACTTCTGCTGACCCTCGCTACGCACATGGACAAGTCTGGCTGCTCTCTCAAGCTCCTGTGTCACCTTAGAGAGAAGCCACCGCAGGCACGCTCACTGGAAGAAGATGGGCTTGTGCATCTCTTCGCCAACGGCACTGCAGGAGTCTCGTGCACACAGGAGTTCCCCTCGTGTGCCATGGGGAAAGAGCAGCTGAGAAGTATGTTTGCGCTCACCACAGCTCTGATAGGCAGTGCTCTTCACTTGATTCCCTCGTGGCTCTAG
- the LOC135115472 gene encoding uncharacterized protein LOC135115472 yields MAIRTSTSLPLLLLALLGEVQAQDVVEVHLKDLLSGVLQPLKGLTPYEVGGIRGSLLIFGISMIETAAIIYFAKKKYRIMVEKANSDDEEDNEMNFMEALLSGMMDAAEEIRQSSQMISPPPIPLRPLPFPPDLQRSSRPRKRSVGVPPPAGEDLWELLGGLLRAKDTQKVVVKAVRLVKVMEMLTQNILSPEAPVPPSGETQGRPYR; encoded by the exons ATGGCAATTAGAACAAgcacatcccttcctctcctcctgctggcGCTGCTGGGGGAGGTGCAGGCGCAggatgtagtggaggtgcaccTGAAGGATCTCCTGTCGGGGGTCCTGCAGCCTCTGAAGGGACTTACGCCCTATGAAGTTGGGGGCATCAGGGGATCCTTGCTCATTTTTGGTATTAGCATGatagag ACAGCAGCCATCATTTATTTCGCCAAGAAGAAGTACCGGATCATGGTGGAGAAAGCCAACAGcgatgacgaggaggacaacGAGATGAACTTCATGGAGGCCTTGCTGAGTGGAATGATGGACGCTGCAGAAGAGATCAGGCAAAGTTCGCAGATGATCAGTCCTCCTCCCATACCTCTccgtccccttcctttccctcctgacCTTCAACGCTCGTCCCGTCCGCGCAAGAGATCGGTTGGggtgcctcctcctgctggtgagGACCTGTGGGAGCTGCTAGGCGGGTTGCTACGGGCGAAGGACACtcagaaggtggtggtgaaggcagtGAGATTAGTCAAGGTCATGGAGATGCTGACTCAGAATATTTTGTCTCCTGAAGCTCCTGTGCCACCTTCAGGAGAAACCCAAGGGCGCCCGTACCGCTGA
- the LOC135115475 gene encoding uncharacterized protein LOC135115475: MGGRKKGNRKKGEGYHLTLPTAHNPQYPPCPVTPTTPTDPHTEQPPGPSYSQGAYPHPEELFNQRYKRGIENGELDMEMEKITKGIEELAVEEDPKRFQEEVKELSGQVLQLDRDDCLLKLLCHLQKKPQEERTLQDKTLLNVFQVTVAKDDLTCGDEFPRCPVEELQLMEAFSYLWHLQNDV, translated from the coding sequence ATGGGGGGGCGGAAGAAGGGGAAccggaagaaaggagaagggtaTCATTTAACACTCCCTACGGCCCATAACCCTCAGTACCCCCCCTGCCCAGTCACGCCCACAACGCCCACGGACCCCCATACCGAGCAGCCACCAGGTCCTTCGTATTCCCAGGGAGCGTACCCACACCCAGAGGAGCTCTTTAACCAGCGCTACAAGAGAGGTATAGAAAACGGTGAACTGGACATGGAGATGGAGAAGATTACGAAGGGGATAGAGGAGTTGGCAGTAGAGGAGGACCCGAAGAGATTccaggaggaggtgaaggaactCAGCGGTCAGGTCCTGCAGCTTGATAGGGACGACTGCCTCCTCAAGCTTCTGTGTCACCTGCAGAAGAAGCCACAGGAGGAGAGGACCCTGCAGGACAAAACGTTGCTGAATGTGTTCCAGGTCACCGTGGCTAAGGATGACCTAACTTGTGGTGACGAGTTCCCCCGGTGCCCAGTGGAGGAGCTGCAGCTAATGGAGGCCTTCTCGTACCTGTGGCACCTGCAGAACGATGTCTAG
- the LOC135115476 gene encoding uncharacterized protein LOC135115476, translating to MRLLPLTATLAVLAATNTALEIQTADVAPILTAIPGVAELESVTELLGLPGLLEILPATLLSPETAWDKVRYGLAGTGVAIIEIATFIGFIFNYLDKITEINLEIREALEAAEAEEEAIAAEEEGAVAEEEAAATVETPAEGGERYIIVPNNSPALNPIVNPRPNIRRVYQPPARYSPFSPYLPYGPGRPLRRNTRPYRRQRRGKASLTPQGSVTGEVYEAGKHILWLLKRVFLKETRKEAAAKEIAQVIDALKEDLIHRLDKDGCLQKLVCHLQEKPKEEMTPEEDMMQVFFPVSQTPEPCAPQRFTRCLVSADALDDVLKTTPKNNMNILP from the exons ATGCGTTTGCTACCCCTGACGGCGACGCTGGCGGTGTTGGCGGCCACGAACACCGCCCTGGAGATTCAAACGGCCGACGTAGCGCCCATCCTGACGGCGATCCCAGGCGTGGCGGAACTGGAGAGCGTCACAGAGCTTCTAGGACTACCCGGCTTACTGGAGATCCTGCCTGCAACACTGCTTAGCCCCGAGACAGCCTGGGACAAGGTGCGGTATGGCCTTGCTGGGACGGGCGTGGCCATTAtagag ATCGCAACTTTCATCGGCTTCATATTCAATTACCTGGACAAGATCACGGAAATCAACCTGGAGATACGAGAGGCGTTGGAGGCGgcagaagcggaggaggaggcaattgcagcagaggaagagggagcagtagcggaggaggaggcggcagcaACGGTGGAGACCCCTGCAGAGGGAGGGGAGCGCTACATTATCGTACCCAACAACTCCCCCGCCCTTAACCCCATCGTGAATCCCCGCCCGAACATCCGCCGCGTGTACCAGCCCCCCGCCAGGTACTCCCCGTTCTCCCCATACCTCCCCTACGGCCCAGGCAGACCTTTACGCCGCAACACACGCCCCTACAGAAGACAGAGGCGTGGAAAGGCTTCGCTCACCCCTCAAGGAAGCGTGACAGGGGAAGTGTACGAGGCGGGAAAGCATATCTTGTGGCTGCTGAAACGAGTCTTCCTGAAGGAGACGCGGAAGGAGGCAGCAGCGAAGGAGATAGCACAGGTGATCGATGCGCTGAAGGAGGACCTGATACACCGACTAGACAAGGATGGGTGTCTGCAGAAACTCGTGTGCCACCTTCAGGAGAAACCCAAGGAGGAGATGACGCCTGAGGAGGACATGATGCAGGTGTTCTTCCCGGTCAGCCAGACACCCGAGCCCTGCGCCCCTCAACGCTTCACCCGCTGTCTCGTATCTGCCGATGCGTTGGATGATGTGCTGAAAACCACGCCCAAAAATAACATGAATATTCTACCCTAA